One genomic window of Cyprinus carpio isolate SPL01 chromosome B8, ASM1834038v1, whole genome shotgun sequence includes the following:
- the LOC109068120 gene encoding BLOC-1-related complex subunit 6-like, producing MSRSSVTGQDSQEASNGVDTSDSPKASSLSGPHGFATQGLMFRDGADFEPHEGSPALSETLKDTLYHMDSCRDKHTLQSHTDQSESLVQHNHCAHIPTEESSHKGTHSCETELRHGRSKKEQEEWRGLEDERKTSDGEVNSINKGEIKQKKETLISVQQVGTLSTEQLPTRSEHDEWANPDSLDEVQPDASISPDEAPPLVPAPPPDQATPTLLPDLDDSPCPAHVMAEVRVRSLPERDRVVRGMQDSKSLDEISGACGGGARGGGARGGQVEGRRATISSALELEGTVSHDGDLTHFITKNLEQKIKMSSRLSLDTDSDCSGPVVRGRGSLRRPADIPPIDPSVLVDLHKHTQDVAQSVELMLRSLNGTIQNMTALSVGYIQTYRDSVDSLGESVDMSIKGMYTLMARCEELDRSMQPIHALAAQIRDIKRTLDALETICK from the exons ATGAGCCGTTCTTCTGTGACCGGTCAGGATTCGCAAGAAGCAAGCAATGGCGTGGACACCTCTGACTCTCCCAAGGCCTCAAGTTTGTCAGGACCTCATGGATTCGCCACCCAGGGGTTAATGTTTAGGGATGGGGCTGATTTTGAGCCTCACGAAGGATCGCCTGCCCTGTCAGAGACTCTCAAAGACACACTTTACCACATGGACTCATgtagagacaaacacacactccagtCACACACAGATCAGTCAGAGTCACTGGTTCAACACAACCATTGTGCACATATTCCAACTGAAGAAAGCTCACACAAGGGCACGCACTCCTGCGAGACTGAGCTAAGACACGGCCGCTCTAAAAAAGAACAGGAAGAATGGAGGGGGCTGGAGGATGAGAGAAAGACAAGTGATGGAGAGGTGAACAGTATCAACAAGGGAGAGATCAAGCAAAAAAAGGAGACCCTTATTTCTGTACAG CAAGTTGGTACGCTCTCAACCGAACAACTTCCAACTCGCTCAGAACATGATGAATGGGCCAATCCTGATTCTTTGGATGAAGTCCAGCCAGATGCTTCCATTTCTCCTGACGAGGCCCCTCCCCTTGTTCCAGCCCCTCCTCCTGACCAGGCCACACCCACTCTGCTGCCAGACCTGGATGATTCTCCGTGCCCGGCTCACGTGATGGCAGAGGTGCGAGTGCGGTCATTGCCAGAGCGAGATCGAGTTGTGCGTGGCATGCAGGACAGTAAGAGCCTGGATGAGATCAGTGGGGCTTGTGGGGGCGGGGCACGAGGAGGCGGGGCTAGAGGCGGACAGGTGGAGGGACGCAGAGCTACCATATCCAGCGCCCTCGAATTGGAGGGAACCGTCAGCCATGATGGAGATCTCACTCACTTCATCACCAAAAATCTTGAACAGAAGATTAAAATGAGCTCACGGCTGAGTCTGGACACAGATT CTGACTGTTCTGGGCCTGTGGTACGTGGTCGTGGCTCTTTGCGTCGGCCGGCTGATATTCCGCCCATTGACCCGTCAGTGCTGGTagacctgcacaaacacacacaggatgTGGCTCAGAGTGTAGAACTGATGCTGCGAAGCCTCAATGGAACTATACAGAAT ATGACTGCTTTAAGTGTGGGTTATATCCAGACCTACAGAGATTCTGTGGACAGTTTGGGAGAGTCAGTGGACATGAGTATAAAG GGAATGTACACACTCATGGCACGCTGTGAGGAGTTAGATCGGTCCATGCAACCTATACATGCTCTAGCTGCTCAGATCAGAGACATCAAACGAACCCTTGATGCCCTAGAAACCATCTGCAAGTAA
- the LOC109068093 gene encoding hyaluronidase-1-like, translating to MAGRKHTLILLSLSLLFLLLCLFTCPCVCGPARAPLLAGQPFLVLWGVPDKDCLGRPDPAAFGMEWEGRVAIFYEDTLGLYPYFTAQDRPVNGGLPQHTSLDLHLQRVEGDLTASLPQAGAPGLGVLRWQEWTPQWNRNREIKTKYLVESRALLRRFFPDWSTEEVEKWSQVDFEAAAQSIMMETLQEVKRFRPQRLWGMAPFPNCYNFDSTQIALANYTGRCPAAEMALNDELMWLWKRSGALYPALSLEKLPEGTKGTWLYATNQIREALRVAALAGTTFDLPVFPLIKIVYITSNSFLSEIDLVNTVGESAAMGASGVIIWEKSLLAFKTACFGSYVRQVLGPYAVNVTTAARLCGVSLCQGRGRCVRKKPEDPTYLHLPSAHFMLLPHGAEGVRATGELPTAYIDLWKKDFRCKWFEALEGAAADQESGVVLENRGKITSPTVKTVVGMSHSQSTAVPVIPVTVVPTKQPVDSGNSALNTPIILLSSLVLHYV from the exons ATGGCTGGAAGAAAACACACGCTCATCCTCCTCTCCCTTTCTCTTCTATTCCTCCTCCTCTGTCTCTTCACTTGTCCATGTGTCTGCGGTCCTGCCCGGGCCCCTCTTCTTGCCGGCCAGCCTTTCCTGGTGCTATGGGGGGTTCCAGATAAAGACTGTTTGGGTCGGCCTGACCCAGCTGCATTTGGGATGGAGTGGGAAGGCCGTGTGGCAATATTTTATGAGGACACACTAGGACTTTACCCATATTTCACTGCACAGGATCGTCCTGTCAACGGTGGCCTACCACAACACACCAGCCTTGACCTTCACCTCCAGAGGGTGGAGGGCGACCTGACGGCCTCATTACCCCAAGCAGGAGCACCTGGTTTAGGGGTGCTGCGCTGGCAGGAGTGGACACCTCAGTGGAACAGGAACAGGGAAATTAAAACAAAGTATCTTGTGGAGTCGAGGGCACTTCTCCGGCGATTTTTTCCAGACTGGAGCACAGAGGAAGTGGAGAAATGGTCACAG GTTGACTTTGAAGCAGCAGCACAGTCCATTATGATGGAAACCCTGCAGGAGGTGAAGAGATTCCGTCCACAAAGATTATGGGGAATGGCCCCATTTCCTAActgctataactttgactccacCCAGATAGCATTAGCCAATTACACGGGACGGTGCCCTGCGGCAGAGATGGCCCTTAATGATGAGCTGATGTGGCTGTGGAAGCGAAGCGGTGCCCTCTATCCAGCCCTCTCACTGGAGAAGCTGCCAGAGGGCACTAAAGGGACATGGCTTTACGCAACCAATCAGATCAGAGAGGCTTTACGAGTGGCGGCTCTTGCAGGGACTACCTTTGATCTTCCTGTGTTTCCACTGATCAAGATTGTGTACATCACTTCTAACTCCTTTCTCTCAGAG ATTGATCTGGTGAACACAGTTGGAGAGAGTGCTGCTATGGGAGCATCTGGAGTCATAATATGGGAAAAATCCTTATTAGCTTTTAAAACag CTTGC TTCGGCTCGTATGTTCGTCAGGTTCTTGGCCCATATGCTGTCAATGTGACAACTGCAGCACGTCTCTGTGGAGTCTCATTGTGTCAGGGCCGTGGACGCTGTGTGCGTAAGAAACCTGAGGACCCCACATACCTGCATCTTCCTTCAGCCCACTTTATGCTTCTCCCACACGGAGCAGAAGGTGTCCGGGCCACGGGAGAGCTTCCCACTGCTTACATAGACCTCTGGAAGAAGGACTTCCGCTGCAAGTGGTTCGAAGCCTTGGAGGGTGCAGCAGCGGATCAAGAATCAGGCGTGGTGCTGGAAAACCGAGGGAAAATAACATCACCAACAGTGAAAACAGTGGTTGGGATGAGCCACAGTCAGAGTACAGCAGTTCCAGTGATTCCAGTCACAGTAGTGCCTACCAAGCAGCCAGTGGACAGCGGCAATTCTGCACTTAATACACCCATCATCCTTCTCTCGTCACTGGTTCTTCATTATGTTTGA